The sequence GGAGCGGAAGTATTCCCGGCAATACGGGAAGTCGGTCACCGTGAGCGAAGCTGGCCCCATGGACGGCGTCAAGTTCGGGTACGGCCTCGACCTTTCCCGCTGCGTGGGCTGCCGGCGCTGCGTCTACGCCTGCGTCGAAGAGAACAACCAGTCCCGGAAGGAGCCGCAGATCCAATGGATCCGGGTGCTGGAGATGGACAAGGCCCACGGCATCGACATCAATCATTCCGATGTCTATTACGACGCGGCGGAGGTGCCCCGCCCGGGCAAGTTCTACATGCCGGTGCAGTGCCAGCAATGCGATGATCCGCCCTGCGTGAAAACCTGCCCGGTCGGCGCCACCTGGAAGGAAAAGGACGGCATCGTGGTCGTGGACTACGACTGGTGCATCGGCTGCCGCTGCTGCATGTCCGCCTGCCCCTACGGCGCCCGCCATTTCAATTGGGCCGAGCCGAGCCTTCCGGCGGAGGAAATGAACCCCAAGACGCATGTGCTGGGCAACCGCCCGCGGCCCAAGGGCGTGGTGGAAAAGTGCACCTTCTGCATCCAGCGCACCCGTGAAGGCCTTTATCCAGCCTGCGTGGAAATCTGCCCCGTGGGGGCGCGCAAATTCGGCAATCTCCTGGATCCTGATAGCGAGATCCGCCAGGCCATGGACACCAAGCGCGTGTTCATCCTGAAAGAGGAACTTGCCACCCACCCGAGCTTTTTCTACTTCTACGCGACTTAGGGCGGAACCATGGCCATCTCCTTCCTCCGCGGCTCCGGCCGCATCATCGCTTCGGGCGACCGGGCCTACAAAATCTGGGTGGGCGCCCTCCTGACCCTCATCGCCATCGGCCTTTTCGCCTATTCCTTCCAGCTGCGCCACGGGCTCATCGCCACCAATATGCGGGACCAGGTCTCCTGGGCCTTCTACGTGGGCAATTTCACCTTCCTGGTGGGCATCGCCGCCGCGGCCGTGATGCTGGTGATCCCGGCCTACGTCTACAACTGGGGCCCGATCAAAGAGGTGGCCATCCTGGGCGAACTGCTGGCCATCTCGGCCATCATCATGTGCCTT comes from Holophagaceae bacterium and encodes:
- a CDS encoding 4Fe-4S dicluster domain-containing protein, whose protein sequence is MNPSSKSGGCGSGAMDPGRRDVLKFLAVGATVASGAACDLEGFFRKSFRELSPADVRRMVTSWERKYSRQYGKSVTVSEAGPMDGVKFGYGLDLSRCVGCRRCVYACVEENNQSRKEPQIQWIRVLEMDKAHGIDINHSDVYYDAAEVPRPGKFYMPVQCQQCDDPPCVKTCPVGATWKEKDGIVVVDYDWCIGCRCCMSACPYGARHFNWAEPSLPAEEMNPKTHVLGNRPRPKGVVEKCTFCIQRTREGLYPACVEICPVGARKFGNLLDPDSEIRQAMDTKRVFILKEELATHPSFFYFYAT